From the genome of Perca flavescens isolate YP-PL-M2 chromosome 1, PFLA_1.0, whole genome shotgun sequence, one region includes:
- the rpl12 gene encoding large ribosomal subunit protein uL11 isoform X1: protein MPPKFDPTEIKVVYMRCTGGEVGATSALAPKIGPLGLSPKKVGDDIAKATGDWKGLRITVKLTIQNRQAVVEVVPSASALIIKALKEPPRDRKKVKNIKHSGSVTFDEIVGIARVMRHRSIARELSGTIKEILGTAQSVGCTIDGRPPHDVIDDINAGKVECPSE from the exons ATGCCTCCTAAATTCGACCCCACCGAGATTAAAGTTG TGTACATGAGGTGCACAGGAGGAGAAGTCGGAGCCACCTCAGCCCTGGCCCCCAAAATCGGACCTCTGGGTCTG TCTCCCAAGAAAGTTGGGGACGACATTGCCAAGGCAACCGGTGACTGGAAGGGCCTGAGGATCACTGTGAAGCTGACCATCCAGAACAGGCAGGCAGTG GTGGAGGTCGTTCCCTCTGCGTCGGCTCTGATCATCAAGGCTCTGAAGGAGCCTCCTCGTGACAGGAAGAAGGTCAAGAACA TCAAGCACAGTGGGAGTGTGACCTTCGATGAGATTGTGGGCATTGCTCGCGTCATGAGGCATCGCTCCATTGCCAGAGAGCTCTCCG GAACAATCAAAGAGATCCTGGGTACCGCTCAGTCTGTCGGATGCACCATCGATGGTCGTCCTCCCCATGATGTCATCGATGACATAAACGCCGGCAAAGTAGAGTGTCCGTCTGAGTAA
- the rpl12 gene encoding large ribosomal subunit protein uL11 isoform X2, whose amino-acid sequence MRCTGGEVGATSALAPKIGPLGLSPKKVGDDIAKATGDWKGLRITVKLTIQNRQAVVEVVPSASALIIKALKEPPRDRKKVKNIKHSGSVTFDEIVGIARVMRHRSIARELSGTIKEILGTAQSVGCTIDGRPPHDVIDDINAGKVECPSE is encoded by the exons ATGAGGTGCACAGGAGGAGAAGTCGGAGCCACCTCAGCCCTGGCCCCCAAAATCGGACCTCTGGGTCTG TCTCCCAAGAAAGTTGGGGACGACATTGCCAAGGCAACCGGTGACTGGAAGGGCCTGAGGATCACTGTGAAGCTGACCATCCAGAACAGGCAGGCAGTG GTGGAGGTCGTTCCCTCTGCGTCGGCTCTGATCATCAAGGCTCTGAAGGAGCCTCCTCGTGACAGGAAGAAGGTCAAGAACA TCAAGCACAGTGGGAGTGTGACCTTCGATGAGATTGTGGGCATTGCTCGCGTCATGAGGCATCGCTCCATTGCCAGAGAGCTCTCCG GAACAATCAAAGAGATCCTGGGTACCGCTCAGTCTGTCGGATGCACCATCGATGGTCGTCCTCCCCATGATGTCATCGATGACATAAACGCCGGCAAAGTAGAGTGTCCGTCTGAGTAA